In Rhodoferax koreense, a genomic segment contains:
- a CDS encoding ABC transporter ATP-binding protein: MTEPLSNSPPPLLDVNGIEVIYNHVILVLRGVSLNVPEGKIVALLGGNGAGKTTTLRAISNLLAGERGVVTKGGIRLRGERIENLTPADLVQRGVVQVMEGRHCFAHLTIEENLMTGAYTRSSKGEIAANLEKVYAYFPRLKTRRTSQAAYTSGGEQQMCAIGRALMANPSMVLLDEPSMGLAPQIVEEVFNIVQDLNHKEKVTFLLAEQNTFMALKYADYGYIMESGRIVMDGAASDLATNEDVKEFYLGVGGGERKSFKDVKSYKRRKRWLA; encoded by the coding sequence ATGACCGAACCGCTATCCAATTCCCCTCCGCCCCTGCTCGACGTCAACGGCATCGAGGTCATCTACAACCACGTCATCCTGGTGCTGCGCGGCGTGTCGCTGAACGTGCCCGAGGGCAAGATCGTGGCGCTGCTCGGTGGCAACGGCGCGGGCAAGACGACCACGCTGCGCGCCATCTCCAACCTGCTGGCGGGCGAACGCGGCGTGGTCACCAAGGGCGGCATTCGGCTGCGTGGCGAACGCATCGAGAACCTCACCCCGGCCGACCTGGTGCAGCGCGGCGTGGTGCAGGTGATGGAGGGCCGGCACTGCTTCGCCCACCTCACCATCGAGGAGAACCTGATGACCGGCGCCTACACGCGCAGCAGCAAGGGCGAGATCGCGGCCAACCTGGAGAAGGTCTACGCGTATTTCCCGCGGCTCAAGACGCGGCGCACCTCGCAGGCGGCCTACACCTCGGGCGGCGAGCAGCAGATGTGCGCCATCGGCCGCGCGCTGATGGCCAACCCCAGCATGGTGCTGCTCGACGAGCCGTCGATGGGCCTGGCGCCGCAGATCGTGGAAGAAGTGTTCAACATCGTGCAGGACCTGAACCACAAGGAGAAGGTGACCTTCCTGCTGGCCGAGCAGAACACCTTCATGGCGCTGAAGTACGCCGACTACGGCTACATCATGGAGAGCGGCCGCATCGTGATGGACGGCGCCGCCAGCGATCTCGCCACCAACGAGGACGTGAAGGAGTTCTACCTCGGCGTGGGTGGCGGCGAACGCAAAAGTTTTAAAGATGTGAAAAGCTACAAGCGCAGAAAGCGGTGGCTCGCATGA
- a CDS encoding phenylacetate--CoA ligase family protein: MSALYDTLEGRSPAEREAALFGALVQQIAHAQRHAPAFAEVLQGVDASAVTSREALARLPVTRKSELLARQQAQRAEGAGGAKDPFGGFSAIHYGARMPRIFASPGTIYEPEGTARDYWRLARALYAAGFRPGELIHNCFSYHFVPAGSIMETGAHALGCTVFAGGTGQTEQQVQAMAELRPAGYIGTPSFLRIILDKAGEMQVPLPTVTKALVSGEACPPSLRDWFAARGVTAYQCYASADLGLIAYETSAREGLVLDEGVIVEIVRPGTGDPVPDGEVGELVVTTLNPDYPLIRFGTGDLSAIMPGQCPTGRTNTRIRGWLGRADQTTKVRGMFVHPGQIAEVLRRFPQAARARLVVSGEMANDQMQLHVEVDEASEGLAERIGDAVRELTKLRGEIVLVPRGSLPNDGRVIEDARSYK; encoded by the coding sequence ATGAGTGCGCTGTACGACACCCTGGAAGGGCGTTCGCCTGCGGAACGCGAGGCCGCGCTGTTCGGCGCGTTGGTGCAACAGATAGCGCATGCGCAGCGGCATGCGCCGGCGTTCGCCGAGGTCTTGCAGGGCGTGGACGCATCGGCTGTCACCTCGCGCGAGGCCCTGGCGCGCCTGCCGGTGACACGCAAGAGCGAACTGCTGGCGCGGCAGCAGGCCCAACGTGCAGAAGGCGCCGGCGGCGCCAAAGACCCGTTCGGCGGCTTCAGCGCGATCCACTATGGCGCGCGCATGCCGCGCATCTTCGCCAGCCCCGGCACGATCTACGAGCCCGAAGGCACGGCCAGGGACTACTGGCGGCTCGCGCGCGCCCTGTACGCCGCGGGCTTCCGGCCGGGCGAGCTGATCCACAACTGCTTCAGCTACCACTTCGTGCCGGCCGGCTCGATCATGGAGACCGGTGCCCATGCGCTGGGCTGCACGGTGTTCGCCGGGGGCACGGGCCAGACCGAGCAGCAGGTGCAGGCCATGGCCGAGCTGCGGCCGGCGGGCTACATCGGCACGCCGAGTTTCCTGCGCATCATCCTCGACAAGGCCGGCGAGATGCAGGTGCCGCTGCCCACGGTCACCAAGGCGTTGGTCTCGGGCGAAGCCTGCCCACCATCGCTGCGCGACTGGTTCGCCGCGCGCGGGGTCACCGCCTACCAGTGCTACGCGTCGGCGGACCTGGGGCTGATCGCCTACGAGACTTCGGCGCGCGAGGGCCTGGTGCTCGACGAAGGCGTGATCGTGGAGATCGTGCGGCCCGGCACGGGCGACCCGGTGCCCGACGGCGAGGTCGGCGAATTGGTGGTGACCACCCTGAACCCGGACTATCCACTGATCCGCTTCGGCACCGGCGATCTCTCGGCCATCATGCCGGGCCAGTGCCCCACGGGGCGCACCAACACCCGCATCCGCGGCTGGCTGGGCCGCGCGGACCAGACCACCAAGGTGCGCGGCATGTTCGTGCACCCCGGCCAGATCGCCGAAGTGCTGCGGCGATTCCCGCAGGCGGCCAGGGCGCGGCTGGTGGTGAGTGGCGAAATGGCCAACGACCAGATGCAGCTACACGTCGAAGTCGACGAAGCCTCGGAAGGACTGGCCGAGCGCATCGGCGATGCGGTGCGCGAGCTGACCAAGCTGCGCGGAGAAATCGTGCTGGTGCCCCGTGGCAGCCTGCCCAACGACGGCCGCGTGATCGAGGACGCGCGAAGCTACAAATAA